In Camelina sativa cultivar DH55 chromosome 16, Cs, whole genome shotgun sequence, a single window of DNA contains:
- the LOC104749330 gene encoding citrate synthase 5, mitochondrial-like: MVFYRGVSAISRLRSRAVQQSSLSNSARWLQMQSSSELDLKSQMREIIPEQQDRLKKLKSEHGKVQLGNITVDMVLGGMRGMTGLLWETSLLDADEGIRFRGMSIPECQKVLPSAQSGEEPLPEGLLWLLLTGKVPSKEQVNALSKELAHRAAVPDYVYKAIDALPSTSHPMTQFASGVMALQVESEFQKAYEQGDVHKSKFWEPTYEDALNLIARVPVVASYVYRRMYKDSSIIPLDDSLDYGGNFSHMLGYDSPQMKELMRLYVTIHSDHEGGNVSVHAGHLVGSALSDPYLSFAAALNGLAGPLHGLANQEVLLWIKSVVEECGETISKEQLKDYVWKTLNSGKVVPGYGHGVLRKTDPRYVCQREFALKHLPDDPLFQLVSKLYEVVPPILTELGKVKNPWPNVDAHSGVLLNYYGLTEARYYTVLFGVSRSLGICSQLIWDRALGLPLERPKSVNMEWLDNFMRLKR; the protein is encoded by the exons ATGGTGTTTTATCGCGGCGTATCAGCCATTTCAAGGCTTCGGTCACGAGCT GTGCAACAATCTTCACTTAGCAACTCCGCTAGATGGCTCCAGATGCAGAGCTCTTCTGAATTG GACTTGAAGTCGCAGATGCGAGAGATAATCCCAGAACAACAG GACCGTTTGAAGAAACTGAAATCAGAACATGGAAAGGTTCAATTGGGGAACATTACTGTTGATATG GTACTTGGTGGAATGAGAGGGATGACTGGATTACTTTGGGAAACCTCATTGCTTGATGCAGATGAG GGAATACGCTTTAGGGGCATGTCAATTCCTGAATGCCAGAAAGTATTACCTTCAGCTCAATCTGGAGAAGAGCCTTTGCCTGAGGGTCTTCTGTGGCTTCTTTTAACTGGGAAG GTGCCAAGCAAAGAGCAAGTCAATGCTTTGTCAAAAGAGTTGGCTCATCGTGCTGCTGTTCCAG ATTATGTTTACAAAGCTATAGATGCTCTGCCTTCGACATCTCATCCAATGACTCAATTTGCTAGCGGTGTTATGGCCCTTCAG GTTGAAAGTGAGTTTCAGAAGGCATATGAGCAGGGTGATGTTCATAAGTCAAA GTTCTGGGAGCCAACCTATGAGGATGCCTTAAACTTGATTGCTCGTGTCCCCGTTGTAGCTTCATACGTTTATCGGAG GATGTACAAGGATAGTAGCATAATTCCATTAGATGATTCTTTGGATTATGGTGGAAATTTTTCACACATGCTGGGATATGATAGTCCTCAGATGAAAGAGCTCATGAGGCTTTATGTCACTATCCACAG TGATCATGAAGGTGGAAATGTTAGTGTTCACGCTGGTCACCTG GTTGGGAGTGCACTTTCGGATCCATATCTTTCATTTGCAGCTGCGTTAAATGGTTTAGCTGGGCCACTCCATGGTTTAGCAAATCAG GAAGTTTTGTTGTGGATCAAATCAGTTGTCGAAGAATGTGGAGAAACTATTTCAAAGGAACAGCTGAAAGATTATGTTTGGAAAACGTTAAACAGTGGCAAG GTTGTTCCAGGATATGGCCACGGTGTTTTGCGTAAAACGGATCCAAGATATGTATGCCAAAGAGAGTTTGCCTTGAAACATTTACCTGATGATCCTCTTTTTCAGCTG GTCTCAAAGCTTTATGAAGTGGTGCCTCCTATTCTAACTGAGCTGGGAAAG GTCAAGAACCCGTGGCCTAACGTTGATGCTCATAGCGGAGTGCTACTGAACTACTATGGTCTAACCGAAGCAAG ATACTACACTGTGCTTTTTGGCGTCTCAAGGAGTCTCGGCATCTGCTCACAG CTGATATGGGATCGGGCTCTTGGACTGCCACTAGAGCGGCCAAAGAGTGTAAACATGGAGTGGCTCGATAACTTTATGCGCTTGAAACGCTAA